From a region of the Chitinophaga caseinilytica genome:
- a CDS encoding LysR family transcriptional regulator produces MFDFRLKVFHTVAKRLSFTKAAEELFISQPAVTKHIHGLEEQLGIALFERIGNRIRLTPGGKLLLQYASQIFLLYGNMEYDLHQLKQDQGGLLNIGASSTIAQYYLPGVLARFNQEHPAIRTSLINGNTEQIEQALLHKEIEVGIIEGHSRNPQLKYTELAKDEIALICNARFKAPGKGPLTTEELSKIPLLVREHGSGTLEVIVNELKKLELKLTDLNILMHMGSSEGIKSYLREAPCAAFLSLRAVQNELENGTLRMLPVKQFKLIRKYHFIHPQGQQHKLAQLFMKFAKKQSD; encoded by the coding sequence ATGTTCGATTTCAGGCTAAAAGTATTCCATACCGTCGCCAAAAGGCTCAGTTTCACCAAAGCGGCGGAAGAACTGTTTATTTCCCAACCGGCCGTGACCAAGCATATCCACGGACTGGAGGAGCAACTCGGCATCGCCCTGTTCGAAAGGATCGGCAACCGCATCCGGCTAACGCCCGGCGGAAAGCTGCTGCTGCAGTACGCCAGCCAGATCTTTTTGCTGTACGGCAATATGGAGTACGACCTCCACCAGCTGAAGCAGGACCAGGGCGGCCTGCTCAACATCGGCGCCAGTTCCACCATCGCACAGTATTACCTGCCCGGTGTGCTGGCACGCTTCAATCAGGAGCATCCCGCCATCCGCACTTCCCTGATCAACGGCAACACCGAACAGATCGAACAGGCGCTGTTGCACAAGGAAATCGAAGTGGGCATTATCGAAGGGCATTCCCGCAATCCGCAACTTAAATACACCGAGCTGGCCAAAGACGAGATCGCCCTCATTTGCAACGCCCGCTTCAAAGCGCCGGGGAAAGGGCCCCTCACCACCGAAGAGCTCTCCAAAATCCCCCTGCTCGTGCGCGAACACGGTTCCGGAACGCTGGAAGTGATCGTCAACGAGCTCAAGAAACTGGAGCTCAAGCTGACCGATCTCAACATCCTCATGCATATGGGCAGTTCCGAAGGGATCAAATCCTACCTCCGCGAAGCCCCCTGCGCCGCATTCCTCTCCCTCCGCGCCGTGCAGAACGAACTGGAAAACGGAACGCTCCGCATGCTGCCCGTCAAACAGTTCAAGCTGATCCGCAAATATCATTTCATCCACCCGCAAGGCCAGCAACACAAACTGGCGCAACTGTTCATGAAATTCGCGAAAAAGCAGTCGGACTGA
- a CDS encoding TerC family protein, translated as MEFITPDFADLGVWISLLTLCFLEIVLGIDNIIFISIVAGKLPEHQQRKARNIGLTLAMVFRVGLLLCINWIVGLVDPVVAFKWINGTEIALSWKDIILLAGGLFLIVKSTLEIHHKLQSEGHDGDKKTRTPHSLGAVLFQIVLVDAVFSFDSILTAVGLVENVIIMIIAVIVSILIMMLFAGPVTRIINKQPTLQMLALTFLIVIGVVLIASGFHQEISKSIIYSCLGFSLIVELLNIRLRGRNAKNIELNTTEVD; from the coding sequence ATGGAATTCATTACACCCGACTTTGCCGACCTCGGCGTCTGGATCAGTTTGCTCACACTGTGTTTCCTGGAGATCGTCCTGGGGATCGATAACATTATTTTCATCTCCATCGTGGCGGGAAAACTGCCAGAGCACCAGCAACGGAAGGCCCGCAACATCGGCCTTACCCTCGCCATGGTGTTCAGGGTGGGATTGCTGCTTTGTATCAACTGGATCGTGGGGCTGGTAGACCCGGTCGTTGCATTCAAATGGATCAACGGCACGGAGATAGCGTTGAGTTGGAAAGACATTATCCTGCTGGCCGGTGGCCTGTTCCTCATCGTGAAAAGCACGCTGGAAATCCACCATAAACTGCAGTCGGAAGGGCACGACGGCGATAAAAAGACGCGCACGCCCCACAGCCTGGGCGCCGTGCTGTTCCAGATCGTACTGGTAGACGCGGTTTTCTCGTTCGATTCCATCCTCACGGCCGTGGGGCTCGTGGAAAACGTGATCATCATGATCATTGCCGTGATCGTTTCGATCCTGATCATGATGCTGTTCGCCGGGCCGGTAACGCGCATCATCAATAAACAACCTACGCTGCAAATGCTGGCGCTGACTTTCCTCATCGTGATCGGTGTGGTATTGATCGCCAGCGGTTTCCACCAGGAAATCAGCAAGAGCATCATCTACTCCTGCCTCGGCTTCTCCCTCATCGTGGAGTTGCTGAACATCCGGCTGAGAGGAAGGAACGCGAAAAACATCGAGCTGAATACCACCGAAGTGGATTAA
- a CDS encoding MBL fold metallo-hydrolase — translation MKRRTLIKQIAALSISLTGATAAQAIVPESAEEPETPTTGKAEEIAPGVYFLKGKTRYFEDGNYQEVECNNGWIIFDDFVLLVDANFPGSGPAILQEIRKTTNKPIRFVFNTHHHSDHLYGNSFWMKEGATPLAHVGVMEEIRKYETGFFGGAPGRWEQAQKRRTDLAAWPLLPPVLTFSDTMVIEDKHRRVELIHPGAGHTRGDGIVWLPQERVLFAGDACLNGPYNLFRDAEVVSWTGSLERMAALQPKIVVTGHGNLGDGNTPRNQQRYFQLLLDWVKTAKKWGHFRERTVAATGIAPAYRSRSRGGGVSHPRTGNRIGLFA, via the coding sequence ATGAAAAGACGCACACTCATTAAACAAATCGCGGCCCTGTCCATTTCGCTGACGGGCGCAACAGCCGCCCAGGCAATCGTGCCTGAGAGCGCGGAAGAACCGGAAACACCCACGACCGGAAAGGCCGAAGAGATCGCCCCGGGCGTATATTTCCTCAAAGGGAAAACCCGCTATTTTGAAGACGGCAATTACCAGGAAGTGGAATGCAACAACGGCTGGATCATCTTCGACGATTTCGTGCTACTGGTAGACGCCAATTTCCCCGGCTCAGGGCCCGCCATCCTCCAGGAAATCCGTAAAACGACCAACAAGCCCATCCGCTTCGTCTTCAACACTCATCACCACAGCGATCATCTCTACGGCAACAGCTTCTGGATGAAGGAAGGCGCCACGCCGCTGGCACACGTGGGCGTGATGGAAGAGATCCGCAAGTACGAAACCGGGTTCTTCGGCGGGGCGCCCGGCCGCTGGGAACAGGCGCAGAAACGGCGGACCGATCTTGCCGCCTGGCCGCTCCTCCCGCCCGTATTGACTTTCAGCGACACTATGGTGATAGAAGACAAGCACCGTCGCGTAGAACTGATACATCCCGGTGCGGGGCACACCCGCGGCGACGGCATCGTCTGGCTGCCGCAGGAGCGGGTGCTTTTCGCGGGAGACGCCTGTCTGAACGGGCCTTACAACCTTTTCCGCGATGCGGAGGTGGTGTCGTGGACAGGGTCGCTGGAACGCATGGCCGCATTGCAGCCGAAGATCGTGGTGACGGGGCACGGCAATCTCGGCGACGGTAATACGCCCCGCAACCAGCAACGTTATTTCCAACTTTTGCTGGATTGGGTGAAAACGGCAAAAAAATGGGGGCACTTTCGAGAGCGTACGGTCGCAGCTACCGGCATTGCGCCAGCGTATCGCAGCCGATCCCGCGGCGGCGGTGTATCTCATCCCAGAACCGGAAATCGCATCGGGCTTTTCGCTTGA
- a CDS encoding nuclear transport factor 2 family protein, translated as MEKRFPVPPFTAETARQKVQAAEDAWNTRNPEKVSLAYSPGTEWRNRDVFLKGREAARQFLTAKWEKELDYKLRKELWSFTDNRIAVRFEYEWHDAAGQWYRSYGNEMWEFDADGYMERRYASINDAPISASERRL; from the coding sequence ATGGAAAAGAGATTCCCCGTGCCGCCGTTCACCGCAGAAACGGCCCGGCAGAAAGTACAGGCGGCGGAAGACGCCTGGAACACCCGCAATCCCGAAAAGGTAAGCCTGGCCTATTCTCCCGGCACCGAATGGCGGAACCGCGACGTTTTCCTCAAAGGGCGCGAAGCCGCACGGCAGTTCCTTACCGCGAAATGGGAAAAGGAGTTGGATTACAAGCTGCGCAAGGAGCTGTGGTCTTTCACGGACAACCGTATCGCCGTCAGGTTCGAATATGAATGGCACGACGCCGCGGGCCAGTGGTACCGTTCCTACGGCAATGAAATGTGGGAATTCGATGCAGACGGCTATATGGAACGGCGCTACGCCAGTATCAACGACGCGCCGATCAGCGCATCGGAACGGCGGTTGTAG
- a CDS encoding thioredoxin family protein yields MDFANYLLISEHLINNPEPPAPYDNPDYLNYARLNWQRQQRWLKTGVVADEMRDAMARITQPQQWIIITEPWCGDAAHNIPFFEKIAALNPLVTTEYQLRDAEPFLINQYLTHGTKSIPKLIARDAEGKDLFTWGPRPAGCQAVYDQLKAEKADFERMKTDIQKWYNEDKGKSLQQELLSVLEYA; encoded by the coding sequence ATGGATTTTGCGAATTACCTCCTCATTTCGGAGCACCTCATCAACAATCCCGAGCCGCCCGCGCCGTACGATAACCCGGATTACCTGAATTACGCGCGGCTCAACTGGCAAAGGCAGCAACGCTGGCTCAAAACGGGCGTGGTTGCCGACGAAATGCGCGATGCCATGGCCCGCATCACCCAGCCGCAGCAATGGATCATCATTACCGAGCCCTGGTGCGGAGATGCGGCGCATAACATCCCGTTCTTCGAAAAGATCGCCGCACTGAACCCCCTGGTGACCACCGAGTACCAGCTCCGCGATGCTGAGCCTTTCCTCATCAACCAATACCTGACACACGGCACCAAATCCATCCCCAAGCTCATTGCGCGGGATGCGGAAGGGAAAGACCTGTTCACCTGGGGCCCCCGGCCCGCGGGATGCCAGGCGGTGTACGACCAGCTGAAGGCCGAAAAGGCCGACTTCGAGCGGATGAAAACCGATATCCAGAAATGGTATAACGAAGACAAAGGGAAATCCCTCCAGCAGGAACTGCTTTCCGTCCTCGAATATGCATAA
- a CDS encoding TetR/AcrR family transcriptional regulator, whose product MQKAGPKERIMETATRLFYRQGFNSTGINQILDEAKVAKASLYQHFSSKEDLGLHYLKASRESWFAGLEQWTGKKKAPAQKVAACFDFLEYVMQQQDFLGCKFINMLSEIGESCAAMYAEILAHKTKLRAYFTQLVHDALPAKDGEGAGLTADAIYLLFEGAIVETKICRNTWPIRKARQMSLQLLER is encoded by the coding sequence ATGCAAAAAGCGGGACCGAAGGAACGGATCATGGAAACGGCCACCCGGCTGTTTTACCGCCAGGGTTTCAACAGTACGGGGATCAACCAGATACTGGACGAGGCCAAGGTAGCGAAGGCGAGCCTGTACCAGCATTTTTCCTCGAAGGAGGATCTGGGGCTGCATTACCTGAAGGCCAGCCGGGAATCCTGGTTTGCGGGGCTGGAGCAGTGGACGGGGAAAAAGAAGGCGCCCGCGCAAAAAGTGGCGGCCTGTTTCGATTTCCTGGAATACGTCATGCAGCAGCAGGATTTCCTGGGCTGCAAGTTCATCAACATGCTGTCGGAAATCGGGGAAAGCTGCGCCGCGATGTATGCGGAAATTTTGGCCCATAAAACGAAGCTACGCGCGTATTTCACGCAACTTGTCCATGATGCGTTGCCGGCAAAGGATGGGGAAGGTGCGGGCTTGACGGCCGACGCCATCTACCTGCTCTTCGAAGGCGCCATCGTGGAAACGAAAATCTGCCGCAACACCTGGCCTATCCGGAAAGCCCGGCAAATGTCTTTACAGCTGCTTGAACGGTAG